The DNA region GGAAGAATTGTATGAAGCTGGATATATAAGAGCTATAGGCTGCTGCAACTTCTATAAAGATAGATTAATTGATTTTGCATCACATACTAAAATAACACCTGCAATTAATCAAATAGAAACTCATGCATTTTTTCAAAGATGGGAAGAGCAAAACTTAATGAAAGAATATAATATTACATTAGAATCTTGGGGACCTTTGGCAGAAGGAAAAAATAATATTTTCAATAATGAAATATTAAAAACTATAGGCAAAAAATATAATAAGACTATAGCTCAAGTTATTTTAAGGTGGCTTACTCAAAGAAATATACCAATTATTCCAAAGAGTGTAAACAAAGATAGAATAATAGAAAACTCAAAAATATTCGATTTCACATTAGATGATAATGATATGAATATTATAAAAACTTTGGATAATAATAAAAACATCATATTTCTTAATGATGATGCTGACTTTATAAAGCAATTATTAAAATTGAAATATTAAAAAATTAAGGAGGTCATTAATGAAAAAAACATTAAAAATTATTTTATCTTTATCTATTCTAGTAATAGTATTTTCATGCATAGCAAATTCACAAAACAAAGGAGAAAGTTTAACTATGACAGAAAAAGCAAAAACTAAATACAATGAATTACTCAAAAGAGATGCATCTATAACTAAAACTAATGATGCAGATTTAGAAAGTATATTTAATAATTTTGTTTATGGAGAAGTTTATAATCATGGAACATTAGATCCTAAATTAAGAGAGCTTGTAACATTAGTATCTTTAACAGCATCACAAGGTACTGATATGATAAAACCTCATGTAGAAACAGCTTTAAATATTGGAGTTAGTCCTATAGAGATAAAAGAAGCATTATATCAATGTTCTCCTTATGTAGGATTTCCGAGAGTGTTTGCTGCATTAGAAAAAGCAAATGAAGTATTTAAAGAAAAAAATATTTCACTTCCTATAGAATCTCAATCAACAGTTACAGAAAGTACAAGATTTGATAAGGGGTTAGAAACACAGGTAAGCATATTCGGAGATGCGATACTTGCTGCACATTCAAATGCCGCACCTAATCAGAAGCATATACAGAATTTTTTATCGGCTAATTGTTTTGGAGATTTCTATACAAGAACAGGTTTAGACTTAAAAACAAGAGAGTTATTAACATTTATAATGATAATATCTTTAGGCGGAGCAGAACCTCAAGCTATAGCACATGCGAATGCGAATATTAAGATGGGCAACAGTAAAGATATGATGCTTGAAGCAGTAACTCAATGTTTGCCTTATATAGGATATCCAAGAACATTGAACGCCATAACAATAATTAATAATATAGAATAATTATAATATTGTATTTGCTTTATAATTGGTGATAATAAATCAGAGACATTTTAATATATAAATGCAGTTCTTTTGCTTCTTTTATACCAATAAAAGAAGTGGGGGTGCGGGGGCTAGTCCCCGCAAATAACAAAAAGTTGTTGTTCTTTTTCCCGCAGCAAAAAGAACCAAAAAGTGCGAGTGTTTTAGCTTTATATTTTGGAATGTATATGTATATACCTAAAAAGCTAGACTTTATAAATGCAGTCCTTTTGCTTCTTTGGGTCATACCCATACCTAAAGGTACTTCCTACGGTCGTCCTGAAGGACTCCCTTTGGTCGCAGGACTTCCTACGGTCGCAAAAGAACTGGGGTTTTACCCTACGGGCACGCTTCGCAGGGGGCAAAGCCCCAGATATCAAAAATAAAATATTACAAGGAGAACTTAAATGAAAAAAATAATATTAATGTCTTTATTTCTTTTTAATACATTATTAATCGGAGGTTTAAACGCTCAAAGCTCAAAAACTTTAATAGTGTATTTTTCTTGGGGCGGAAATACCAGAACCGCTGCTAACATTATTAAAAACCTCACTCAAGCAGATATGTTTGAAATAAAAACAGTTGAACCATATCCAAGTTCTTATAATGACACTGTAAATCAGGCAAGAAAAGAACAAAATGATGATTTTTTACCAAAGTTGAGTGCTAATATAAATAATTTGTCAAGCTACGACACTATAATATTATGTTACCCTAATTGGTGGGGTACTATTCCGCAGGCTGTAAAACAATTATTATTAACTCATGACTTCAGCGGTAAAAAAATTGCTCCTTTATGTACTCATGGTGGAAGCAGAATGGGAAGAAGCGTTACTGATATAAAAAAATTATGTGCTAATTCTACTATATTAGAAGGTTTGAGTATATCTGGAGGAAGCGTTAATAGCTCAGAAAACAGCATTAGAGAGTGGCTAAGAAACATTAATTAAAAGATTAGAAGAATTTAATTATAGGAGAATGTATAATGAAAAAAGATGTTTTTGTTTTAACAGGGGCAGGCTCTATTGGAATTGCTATAGCAAGAAGAGTAGGAATTGGTAAGCATATTGTACTTGCCGATTTCAATATAAAAAATGCTGAAAGGGAATCTAAAACATTATACAATGCAGGGTTTGAAACTTCTGTATTTGAAACGGATATTTCTTCAAGAGAATCAATTTTAAAACTAATAGATTTTTCAAAGGGTTTAGGAAAAATAAAATATTTTGTTAATGCTGCAGGCGTTTCACCATCTCAGGCATCTATTAAAGATATTTTAAAAGTTGATTTATATGGAACAGCGGTATTGCTTGAAGAGTTCGGCAAGGTGATAGAAGAGGGCGGAAACGGAGTAATAATATCTTCACAGTCTGGTTATCGTTTGGGCTCTCTCACAGATGAAGAAAATAAAATAATTGCTACCACTCCAACAGAAGAATTGTTATCTTTGCCAATACTTGAAAAAGCTTCAGACACATTAAAAGCCTATCAATTATCAAAAAGATGCAACTGTCTTAGAGTTATGTATGAATCTGGAAATTGGGGCAAGAGAGGGGCAAGATTAAACTCAATAAGCCCTGGCATAATAATAACACCATTAGCGAACGATGAATTAAACGGCCCAAGGGGAGCAATGTATAAAAGAATGCTAGAGCTTTGTCCTTCAAAAAGGGCAGGCACTCCTGACGATGTTGCTAATGTTGCTGAGCTATTAATGACAGAGAGAGGCTCATTTATTTCTGGAAGCGATTTTCTTATGGACGGAGGCGTAACTGCATCTTGGTGGTATGGAGAATTATCAGAGGGTAAATAAAGTTTTTTAATGTAAACTAAAAGTTATTAAGGAGTGTGTTGATGAATGTGTTTATAAAAAAAATAATATTTGTGCTTTTATCAATAATTATGTTATCTTGCACTAATAATGATACTCAAAAAAAAGATTATATAGTTGATAGTTTAGAAACTTCACAAAACATTAATGCTTTAAATATTAGTAACACTCAAAACAAAATATTAATAGCATATTTCACTTGGTCAGACAATACAGTAGTAGAAAATCCTAATTCTATTGACGTAGATGCTGAAACTTCTGCAAGCGTGTTATCTCCTGGTAATGCTGAGTTAATTGCTAATTGGATAGCTGAAGAGACAGGAGGAGATTTATTTAGCATAAAGACACAAAACAAATATTCAAGCGATTATGATGAATGTTTGAACCAGGCAAGAAAAGAAAGGGACAATAATGAAAGACCAGCATTAGTAGGGAGAGTGAACAACATTGATGATTATGATGTTATATTTTTAGGCTTTCCAAACTGGTGGTATACATGCCCAATGGCAGTTTTTACATTTGTTGAAAGCTATGATTTAGAGGGCAAAACAATAATACCATTTTGTACACATGGCACAGGAGGACTTTCAAGAACGATAAGAGATTTAAAAAACTTACTTCCAGCAAACTGCGAAGTGTTAGAGCCTATAGGGGTGTATAGACCAGAAGTAAAAAATTCAAAGAGCAAAGTTTTGGATTGGCTAAGGAAGCTTGGCTATTAAAGTTGATAGATGTTTTTATATTATAAAATATAATAGATGTAAAATAATACTTAGACTTAAAAATGCAGCCTTTTTGGTTCTTTGTGGCGATACCACAGGCACTTCCTTAGGTCGCCCTGAATGACTCCCTTCGGTCGCAAAAGAACTGGGGTGCTACCCTACGGGCACGCTTCGCAGGGGGCAAAGCCCTGCAAATAATTAAAATAAATAAAGTTGAAATTTTTTAGTATATTATAAAATAACTATCTCTTTTATATGAGTTTTTTATTCAACTTTTTCCCGCAGCAAAAAGTTTTTGCCCTCCGGGCACGCTTCGCGAAAGTGCAAGTGTTTTGGCTTTATATTTTGGAATATGTAAAAATAGTGTCTATATTTTGTATATACATAAAAAGCTATACTTTATTAAATGCAGCCTTTTTGCTTCTTTGTGGCAATACCATACCTAAAGGTACTTCCTTAGGTCGCCCTGAATGACTCTCTACGGTCGCAAAAGAACTGTGGGTGCGTACCCTTAATGGCACGCTTCGCAGGGGGACTAGTCCCCAAAAAGCAATGAATTATGTAATGTTAAAATATTATTAACAAAACTATAAAACAGCAAACTCGTTTAAGGAGAAGCTTCGATGAAAAGAATAATTAAAATTACAGTAGACATAATAATGACGCTGCTATTTTTTGTTTTAATGGCATATCACTTTACAGGTGATGCTATACATGAATATTTAGGTTTCTCACTTTTTATATTTTTTATACTTCATCATATACTCAATTTTAATTGGTATAAAAATATTTATAAAGGCAAATATAATTTTAACAGAATATTAAACACATTTATTAACACTATGCTTTTTTTGTGTATGTTAGGACTCATGATTAGCGGAATACTGTTTTCTCAAAGAGTGTTAGGTTTTCTTAATATTCACAACAGTGGAATGTTTACAAGACGCCTTCATATGATTTCAAACTCTTGGGCTTTTGTATTTATGTCGGCACATTTGGGAATGCATTGGGGTATGTTTATAAATAGAAAGTTTATTAAAAAACAAATTTCTATAATAATAGCTTTGTTTGTTTCTATATATGGGGTTGTTTCATTTATTAAAAGAGGATTATATAATAAAATGTTTCTGCTTGTGGAGTTTGCTTTTTTTGATTATGAAGAGCCTGTAATATTTTTCTTTATGGATTATCTGTCTATAATGGGGCTATTTATATTTATAACATATTGCTTAAAAAAAATATCAAAAGGATAATTGGTTTTAATTAAATATTAGTTTTAGTCTTTGCTGAACATTTTCTAAACTTATATTGTTATTAATAGTCTCTTCGCTTTCTAATGCGAGCATAGACATAATTGCAGCAAACTTTACTTTGTAGTCCAAATCAAAATTGTTGTATATAGAATAGATTATACCAGCCATAAATGCATCTCCTGCCCCTGAAGCATTTAGTATATTTACTTTGGGTGCATTTAAATGTGCGGGCTTTGTTTTAGTAGAGGCGTAGCATATTCCTTTTTCTGCAAACGTAATATATATTTCTGATACTCCTATATCTATAAATCTACTTACCGCCTCCAAGCCTTCTTCTATAGTGCTAATGTCTTTGTCTAAAAGAAATGAAGCTTCGTTTGAATTAAGCTTTAGAGCATATATATGTTTTTCTAATCCTTTTATATTTTCTGCTTTTTTTACAGATACAGCATCGCATAATAATTTTTTGTCTGGAAAGTTTTTTATTAAATATTCAAAAATCTCTCTTTTTATTACGGCATCTATTGTGATGAGTTTTGCATTTTTTATTATATCTTTTATACTATCTAAATATTCTATTGTAATGTTTTTGTCTAAATCGTCCATATCAGAAACGGCTAAATACATATCTTTATCACTATTCATTATAGCCATATATGTTGTTGAAGAGCCTTTTTTTATGATGTATGAAGTATCTATATTAAGCGATTTTATATTATTTAAAAGAATATCACCGAATATATCATTTCCTATTGATGTTATAAACTTGATATTGTAAAGACCTAAGTTTGATAGATTATGAACAATGTTTCTTTCTACTCCTCCTGCACATATATTTATTTTTGCAGGGTTTGATTCTCTTAATAAAATATTTTCTTTGGAGAAGCCTTGTATATCTATATTAGAACCGCCTATAGAAACTATATATTCATTCATAAACTGTTTTTTCCTTTTTTAATTTTTTTATGTTATATTAAAAGACATTATTTGACAATATGTTTTATGTATTTTTTGTTTTATATTTATAATATTTATATGGATTTTGGTTTATGAGCTTAATAAATAAATTGGATAGTTCTGCAATAGAGTTTGCACACAGTTTACATAATAATTTTAATTTTTTGGATTATTTTTTCTCAGTAATTACAAATATGGGAGATGCTATATTTTTAATTGCTGTAATAATAGGTTTTTTGATATTTAAAAAAACAAGGATTTGCGGTATCAATATGGCTGTTAGCTGTTTTATAGCATTTATTATTACTGCTGTTATATTAAAACCTTTGATAGCAAGAGAGCGTCCTATTACAGACTATTATGATTATTGGGTTGCTGTAGGAAGTCATATTGAAACATCATTTTCCTGCCCGTCTTCGCATGCTACAGTTTCTTTTGCTGTTTATTTGCCTATATTTCTTTACTTTAATAAAAGATATAGCTTTTTGGCAGTAATTCTTGCTTCGATTATAAGTTTTTCAAGGGTTTATTTGATGGTTCATTATGCAAGCGATGTTATTTTTGGAGCATTTGTGGGTATTATTGTTTCATTTGTTGTATATACTGTTATGAATAAAAAAATATTTATTACATCATAAATTCATATATTTTCCATTTTTAAGTACTTTTTTTGTGTTTTTTTAAATATTAATTCAATAATATAATAATTTATACTTGCTTTTATATTTTTAAAAAGTAAAATATTTGTAAAGAATATTTATTAGTATTATTTATTAATATCATTTATTATTAAGAAGAGGTTTATATATCATGAAAAAAATAAGTCTTCGATTAAAAATAAGTTTTTCTATTTTAATACCATTGGTAATAATGCTTGTATTTGCCAATGTAGTAAATATTGTTTATGTGAGAACTGCTAGTAAAGGGTTCGTATATCAGATATTAAATCAAAGTGCTGCTATGGAAGTTGAAAGTTTAAAATCTATTATTAATGATGAGGCTGATATAACAGTAGGATTTGCTAATACTGTAGCAGGTTTTTATAAAGACGGTGTATCAAACAGAAATTTTTATGAAGCAGCAGCTTACAATTTTTTTGGTACTCTTCCAAAAGAAGTAAATAAATTATTAATAGCTTTTGAGCCTAATGTATTTAATGATGATAATAATTATTTAACATCAGAAAAATATATGCAAGCTAATGGACGTTTTAATTATTATGTAACAAGAGATGGAGATAACTTAATAGACGGATATTCAGATAATACTATTTTTCAAAGCGATTATTATACATCTGCTGTAGCCAGCAAAGAGAATTATATAACAGATATTTATACTTCCTCTTCAAATAATAATAAAGCTATGAACTTTATTTGGTCTATACCTATAAAGGCAGATAATAGAGTAATAGGTGTTGTTGCTATAGATGTATCAGTAGAGTCTTTATATAATTTGCTTTCTAATATAAAACTTTTTGAAGGCACTACTACAACACTTTTTGATAATAAAGGACTTATATTATATGACAGTGATAAGGATTATTTTATAGGTAAAACTTTAGATGAGATATATCCTTATTATCAAAAGTTTGATATGTTTAATAAAGTAATGAAAGGTGAGAATGTAATATTTCAAACTTATAGCCAAACAGTAAAAGAGAATTATACTTATTCGTTTACACCTGTTGATGTTATGCCTGGTAAAAATTGGGGATTGAAAATCACTGCTCCAAATAGAATAATATTCAAAGACTCAAACGAAATAAGAACTATAATGATAATTATTTCTATAGTGATAGTTGTTTTAGCATTTTTAATAGTTCCTTACATTATAGGAAAAACAGTTTCTAGCATTATTACAGTTTTAGCAAAAGATATAGTAGGAATGTCTACAGGAGATTTAACTATAGAAATACCTAAGGGGTTTGAAAACAGAAAAGATGAATGGGGAGATATTGCTAGAGGTTGGGATAAGGCCATGCTTAATTTTAATAAGGTAGTACATACTGTAAGAAACTCAGCAGAGCAAGTGTCAACAGCAGCCAATCAGGTATTATCAGGAAACACAGATTTATCACATAGAACAGAATCTCAGGCGGCTAGTTTGGAAGAGACTGCTTCATCTATGAACGAGATGGCTAGTGCTATAAAAGAATCTGCAGAGGGTGTTGCTAGAAGTACGCAAATGGTAGCTGAGGCTAAAGATTCGCTTATGAAAGCTGGTGTTATAGTAGAAGACAGTGTTGAGAAGATGAATGATGTTTATGAGGCTAGCGAGAAGATTATAAATATTACTAAGCTAATAGAGGATATTGCTTTTCAAACTAATATACTTGCTTTGAATGCTTCTGTAGAGGCGGCTAGAGCAGGAGAGCAGGGCAGGGGATTTGCTGTTGTTGCTAGTGAAGTGAGAAACTTAGCACAGAATGCTCAGGAGTCTGTAAAAAACATTACTGCTTTAATTACAGACAGCACTAATAAAATTAATTTGGCTACTAGAAGTGTAAAAGAATCTAAAGAGATGTTTGATGATATATCTCAAAAGATGGACGATGCTTCAGCAATAATGGAGAAAATTAATATAGCTGCTCAAGAACAGGGAAAGGGAATAAGTCAGGTTAATATAGCTATTACGCAAATGGATACTTCAGTTCAGCAAAATGCTGCATTAGTGGAAGAGGCAACTTCAGCTTCTCAGTCACTTCTTAATGAGGCAGAGGATTTGATAAAGGCTATAGAATATTTTAAGTTAAAAGAAGAATAACTAAAAAGTGTAAGTGTTTTTAGCTTTATATTTTTGGAATATATAAGGTTAAAATAAGATTTATATTTTGTCTGCACATAAAAAGCTATACTTTATTAAATGCAGTTCTTTTGGTTCTTTTATACCAATACCGAGTAGGTGCCTATCGGCAAAAGAACTGGGGGTGTGGGGGCTAGTCCCCACAAATAAAAACTTAAAAATTTTGTTGTTCTTTTTCCCGCAGCTACACGGTGTGGACTTCGTCAAAGAACCAAAAAGTGCAAATGTTAAATTACTATAAAATCATGCTAATGTTTAAAAAATATTAACTCTATAACAAGAGTATGTACTTAATAAGTCATTGAATTTTTATATATTTTCATATATACTAATATATATATTATTGTTAGGGTTGTCGTTTTATGCAAAAATTAAATATAGCTTTATGGGTAATTGTTTCTATATTTATGTTGTTCTTGTCTATAGCATTGCAAAGTATATCTTATTTTATTATATTATTGTTTTTTTTAGGATTGTATTTACTTTTTTATTTATTTAAAAAATATCAAAGTAAAAAAGAGGAAGAAGAGAGAATAGAAATAGATAGTGAAATTAGTAGATTAACAAGATTAAAAGAAGAGAAAGAAGAAGAATTGGAAAAAATGATTGAAGATGAAATAGTTAATAATATTGTGATAGGTTCTAAAAATTATTATAATGAAGCTGAAACATCTTCATTAGGTATTTCTGTTTTAGATGATAAAATAAGATTTTATACAGAAGAGGATTATAATACTACAGACTTTAGTAAAATATTTTATGATGTAGAAAATATTAGTGGTGTTTTAGTTGGAAAAATGAGAGAATATATAAAAAAAGAATTAAACTCTCTTAATAGATTTATAAGAGAAGCACAGGATATGCCAATACCTGTAAAACCTTTTTATAATATAGATATAAATAAAGTTATATTTGATATTCCAAACGAAGAGCAAGAATCTGGCAGTTATTACACAAATTTATCAAAAGAAAAATTAACTAAAACAGGTAAACCTCCAAAATATCCTTATAATTTATTTTTTAGAACAGTAGAAAAAACTTGGGTAGAAAAAGATGGAATTATAGAAGATAGAAAATGGAATACTATAGATGGTGTTTTGTATTATTTACCTAATCAGACAATAGGTAAAGGTTGGTTTATTATGTGGAAAAATAATTTTTCTTATAAAATTGAATTAAAATTAATAAATGATATATTGGCTATTAGTAAAATAGAATATTCAAGTCCACAGCACGAATATCGTGAAGTTTTATATAAAGTAAATAAATAGGAGTAATAAAATGAAAAAAGTATTAATATTATTATTTATTGTATTTACTACATTAATAGCAGAAGATATACAAGCTATAAATGTAGAAGTGTTAGAAAAAGATAAAATAGTAAAAATAACTAAAACAGATAGGAATAATTTATAT from Brachyspira pilosicoli P43/6/78 includes:
- a CDS encoding aldo/keto reductase, which gives rise to MNCIKLNNNVEMPILGFGVYRVEDYEECKKAVLNAIEAGYRHIDTASIYLNEKAVGDAIKESGINRKEMFITTKLWIQDADYDKAKKAFEMSMEKLGLDYLDLYLLHMPFGNYYAAWKAMEELYEAGYIRAIGCCNFYKDRLIDFASHTKITPAINQIETHAFFQRWEEQNLMKEYNITLESWGPLAEGKNNIFNNEILKTIGKKYNKTIAQVILRWLTQRNIPIIPKSVNKDRIIENSKIFDFTLDDNDMNIIKTLDNNKNIIFLNDDADFIKQLLKLKY
- a CDS encoding carboxymuconolactone decarboxylase family protein, with protein sequence MKKTLKIILSLSILVIVFSCIANSQNKGESLTMTEKAKTKYNELLKRDASITKTNDADLESIFNNFVYGEVYNHGTLDPKLRELVTLVSLTASQGTDMIKPHVETALNIGVSPIEIKEALYQCSPYVGFPRVFAALEKANEVFKEKNISLPIESQSTVTESTRFDKGLETQVSIFGDAILAAHSNAAPNQKHIQNFLSANCFGDFYTRTGLDLKTRELLTFIMIISLGGAEPQAIAHANANIKMGNSKDMMLEAVTQCLPYIGYPRTLNAITIINNIE
- a CDS encoding flavodoxin, encoding MKKIILMSLFLFNTLLIGGLNAQSSKTLIVYFSWGGNTRTAANIIKNLTQADMFEIKTVEPYPSSYNDTVNQARKEQNDDFLPKLSANINNLSSYDTIILCYPNWWGTIPQAVKQLLLTHDFSGKKIAPLCTHGGSRMGRSVTDIKKLCANSTILEGLSISGGSVNSSENSIREWLRNIN
- a CDS encoding SDR family oxidoreductase, whose protein sequence is MKKDVFVLTGAGSIGIAIARRVGIGKHIVLADFNIKNAERESKTLYNAGFETSVFETDISSRESILKLIDFSKGLGKIKYFVNAAGVSPSQASIKDILKVDLYGTAVLLEEFGKVIEEGGNGVIISSQSGYRLGSLTDEENKIIATTPTEELLSLPILEKASDTLKAYQLSKRCNCLRVMYESGNWGKRGARLNSISPGIIITPLANDELNGPRGAMYKRMLELCPSKRAGTPDDVANVAELLMTERGSFISGSDFLMDGGVTASWWYGELSEGK
- a CDS encoding flavodoxin produces the protein MNVFIKKIIFVLLSIIMLSCTNNDTQKKDYIVDSLETSQNINALNISNTQNKILIAYFTWSDNTVVENPNSIDVDAETSASVLSPGNAELIANWIAEETGGDLFSIKTQNKYSSDYDECLNQARKERDNNERPALVGRVNNIDDYDVIFLGFPNWWYTCPMAVFTFVESYDLEGKTIIPFCTHGTGGLSRTIRDLKNLLPANCEVLEPIGVYRPEVKNSKSKVLDWLRKLGY
- a CDS encoding DUF4405 domain-containing protein translates to MKRIIKITVDIIMTLLFFVLMAYHFTGDAIHEYLGFSLFIFFILHHILNFNWYKNIYKGKYNFNRILNTFINTMLFLCMLGLMISGILFSQRVLGFLNIHNSGMFTRRLHMISNSWAFVFMSAHLGMHWGMFINRKFIKKQISIIIALFVSIYGVVSFIKRGLYNKMFLLVEFAFFDYEEPVIFFFMDYLSIMGLFIFITYCLKKISKG
- a CDS encoding carbohydrate kinase family protein, translated to MNEYIVSIGGSNIDIQGFSKENILLRESNPAKINICAGGVERNIVHNLSNLGLYNIKFITSIGNDIFGDILLNNIKSLNIDTSYIIKKGSSTTYMAIMNSDKDMYLAVSDMDDLDKNITIEYLDSIKDIIKNAKLITIDAVIKREIFEYLIKNFPDKKLLCDAVSVKKAENIKGLEKHIYALKLNSNEASFLLDKDISTIEEGLEAVSRFIDIGVSEIYITFAEKGICYASTKTKPAHLNAPKVNILNASGAGDAFMAGIIYSIYNNFDLDYKVKFAAIMSMLALESEETINNNISLENVQQRLKLIFN
- a CDS encoding phosphatase PAP2 family protein, yielding MSLINKLDSSAIEFAHSLHNNFNFLDYFFSVITNMGDAIFLIAVIIGFLIFKKTRICGINMAVSCFIAFIITAVILKPLIARERPITDYYDYWVAVGSHIETSFSCPSSHATVSFAVYLPIFLYFNKRYSFLAVILASIISFSRVYLMVHYASDVIFGAFVGIIVSFVVYTVMNKKIFITS
- a CDS encoding methyl-accepting chemotaxis protein gives rise to the protein MKKISLRLKISFSILIPLVIMLVFANVVNIVYVRTASKGFVYQILNQSAAMEVESLKSIINDEADITVGFANTVAGFYKDGVSNRNFYEAAAYNFFGTLPKEVNKLLIAFEPNVFNDDNNYLTSEKYMQANGRFNYYVTRDGDNLIDGYSDNTIFQSDYYTSAVASKENYITDIYTSSSNNNKAMNFIWSIPIKADNRVIGVVAIDVSVESLYNLLSNIKLFEGTTTTLFDNKGLILYDSDKDYFIGKTLDEIYPYYQKFDMFNKVMKGENVIFQTYSQTVKENYTYSFTPVDVMPGKNWGLKITAPNRIIFKDSNEIRTIMIIISIVIVVLAFLIVPYIIGKTVSSIITVLAKDIVGMSTGDLTIEIPKGFENRKDEWGDIARGWDKAMLNFNKVVHTVRNSAEQVSTAANQVLSGNTDLSHRTESQAASLEETASSMNEMASAIKESAEGVARSTQMVAEAKDSLMKAGVIVEDSVEKMNDVYEASEKIINITKLIEDIAFQTNILALNASVEAARAGEQGRGFAVVASEVRNLAQNAQESVKNITALITDSTNKINLATRSVKESKEMFDDISQKMDDASAIMEKINIAAQEQGKGISQVNIAITQMDTSVQQNAALVEEATSASQSLLNEAEDLIKAIEYFKLKEE